The stretch of DNA agaatccttccttatggatttcactaatcctatggtttccgttcaaactcaacaatttttgaatttttaaaaacgaaaagaaattagagatgattttgtgtttcaatagaaattactcatactctttaaactatctatgactttggatgagtttgaatgaaaacccaaaaattgttttaagtttgaagtttaattctagattggttttatataaagttggatgatgatgaaagttgaaggttcttgaaccacaaaacttgctttcaatatgcaattgtttgatatgaatcaaagaggatcatgtccatgttgtgatagtttgttttttcttaggtttaataaattagaggttgtgaatttttggattttttattttaatgaactttcttaggtttaattaaataattttataaaataagttttattgaattaaaaataaataatgacatggatattaaatttgtccacgtggacgctgatatgcattagtgacaatgccacatcaacaaaattagccttaaaatggaatgggggatcaaaactcaaaaaaaaattaaaattgggcgactaaaaagttggtttttaaaatagggggaccaaaacttaatttttttaaaaatagggggatcaaaagtgcatttaagccttttttttttgccttttcgAAAAAAAGtatcattattttaaaaatatcattatttttgtaaaaaaaaaattattattaatttcttttactttttctcTTTATTCATTCATGTGAGTGTGTGCCTAAATACTATGCATTTGTATTTGTGTCCATATTAGACTTTGCATAGGTACAAATACAAATGTACTAGACAcaaaattgttattatttgatGTTGACCgtataaaatatgaaagattGTGATAAAtgtgagaaaaaaaatgtaattttcattttagtaaacaaatacaaaatggatttttttttctgtttttaaaaaataattttaaaataattgaacaTCGAAATTTCGTAATTGATTCTCTTTTTCTTGGTAAATCAAGGTGTTTCGGACTAGGCTAAGGCCCAATACACGCGGTCCAATTTCTCCAAATCTAGCTCAAACCACTCATTCACAGAGATTTCTCATGCAAGCCAATGATGACAGGTACAATAACTACTGTACACTTTATGCAGCCAATACACACCCTTACACGTTCACGAGCCATTTTCGTAATTGATTCTCTTTTTCTTGGTAAATCAAGGTGTTTCGGACTAGGCTAAGGCCCAATACACGCGGTCCAATTGCTCCAAATCTAGCTCAAACCACTCATTCACAGAGATTTCTCATGCAAGCCAATGGTGACAGGTACAATAACTACTGTACACTTTATGCAGCCAATACACACCCTTACACGTTCACGAGCCATTTGGATTTATCTCAACGACTATATCATCACCCTCGACATTTGTTGCTTGTTGACACAATCTGTTATAACAGTTTCCCTCTATATAAAGGCGAACTTTGACGCCAAGGTACACAATTCAATAATTTTCCCTTTCACTTCGAATCATATACAAACTTAAACGTTGGAATATTAACGTGTCCCCACCATGAGGCACTGTACCAGTATACCTAAAGCATATCGCCACGTCTATTTTAAATCTCACCATCAACGTCATCTAGTTCTGCCTTGCATAGATCAcaaggtattttttttttttcacatgcACCGGTAAAAGATCATACAATATACTTAACGACTAAAATATCCAAATTGTGAGGCATGTCTTATCGCTTGAAAAATTGAGAGTATTTACACTTAACAATCAACATGAATAAACTGCATATATTTTGCATGTGATACTCATATACTAATTTTTGCTTCACATGCAAATCTAtttatgttgtttatttttattgattgataGATAACTGCTCTTAATTCTTTAAGAAATAAtttaggagaaaaaaaaaagccaaTATTATACCACATGTGTCTATTTAGCAAAtgactttttaattatttttgacaagaatcactttttaatttttattataattcaTAAGAAACGGCTCTTACATGAAGCCGTACCTCTAGGGAAGAATCACTTAacttattttgtttaattttacaaGTTTTGTTACTCTTTTGACTATTATAGTTTCGTTACTCTAATTAATTAGTGTAGGTAACATGCATGTttttttgatgttgttgttctttCTAACTCGTTTGATTGATTCTAGTATGGCCGTGAACTTGAATCGCAAGAAATTGTGGACTTTCAAATCAATCAAAGGGAAACCGATGGATGATTCACAACATGCTGAGTCTAGGTCAGAAGTCATGAGTCAGTCACATGTTGGTATTGCAATTATTTTATGTCCTTTGAGTTTgatatactaaaaaaataataaaaaattagatagaataaaaataattatagtagtactatatttgattttaagaTTATTTCTGAGACAAGATAAACTAAAGTTAAAAGACcggataaaaattaaaaaatttcctaaaacactaaaataatttgtttttcaccgaacatcatataaaataatttttttaatgcattAACGTTTGTCACGTATTATTTTATCGTATACTATTATTATGTCAGTACTTGCAAATCAAGGGACCCAAGATATACATTTATGATTTATTACAAGACACAAAGAAAGAACACTTCGTAACCGTGTTGAAAACTCAATTGGGGACAAGGGAAAACTAATTactagaaacaaataaaaatatatagtcaagttttcaacttaattaaatcatataaagattttgaaatatgaaaatgacgcGGTGTAGCATGTATTGGTCTGGTCTCATGAAACACAGCACAATCGTACGTTTGATGTTGTTTGGATTTTATTGTCTCAATTCATACATTAATATATGCTTCGTTCGTACTAATCTTGCCCTTTATACTTACCTCTAGTATTAATTAAGTATAATTACGGTCATATTGGTGTTTTAGATTTGGTCTAGTAGGAGAATGCGTGACAAGCAATTACACTAGTAGTACAACGTGCCCAAAATAAGGAATTAGCTCGAAAGAAAAAGGACACAAATTCAAACTGCTAGATTTCATGCTCCTAAATCTAGTAAAATTCAAACTGCTAGATTTCACAATCTTTTTGGGTGAAATGACAAATATCccgttaaaattttaaaattcgttaaATACTCACATAAAAGTTAGAGTGAGAGTGGAGAAAAGTTAGTAAATTACCTCATGTGACGTGTATCCTAATCAATTAGCCTTCTCATGTGACGTGGCGCCCCGTTGGCAGGTGCCACATATGCAGTTAACAGCTACGCCATCAAAATAGACGAAGTAAACGAAACAGGGGGCAATTTGACTGACGTGTCTTTTAATTATGTTGATCACATAAAATAATACATAATCAATAACGTACTTAGCtgtagaaaaaaaatgcaataatGGAGAGGATATGTTCTCGTGCGAACTGTGGACCCAAAGGACGAGCAACCAAAATCAGGGTTTTATGCTTTAAAATTTtagacagaaaaaaaaaaactcaaaagaattcaattttgttttttttataccaaaatttaattataaatatataatatgatttatttatttattgatattacAAATGTTCGCATAAGTTAATCAATATGAGTCTCatgcaatgttttaaaaactggaTCAGACATTCGGTGAGGGTACTGATTCATTGGTTTATTGATCGAACCACTGGGTtactggtcgaaccgcatgacaaaccggattaaatcggtggaatgaaccggtctctatataGTTATTGAACCGGTCGctatatagttaaaaaaatcattgttacttttttttcttcttagatCTTTCATTATTACTTAGGCCCCGTTTAgccctacttattttctacttctttactttatttctctaattaTTTTAAGAAGAAATAGGGCCAAATACAATTTTAtacttttctatttcttttaaagagaagtagaaaagtaaaaaataagtatGTCAACAGAGCGTATTATTATTAGAAAGATAGACACACTTTCGtagataataaataaaataaaactacattttatttatcaaaaagtTCACTACATCCTGTCAACAAAAACAATATactttctattaaaaaatagttattgggtgtagagctgtcaaaacgagCGGCCCGGCcaatttcgggccggcccggtcgggcttcgtcgggccgggctaaaaagcccggataaaaaatGGGCTatcaaaattagtgcccgagcccggcccaGTACGGGTAGTTGGGCTTTCGGGCGGGCCcggtttatttttaaatatttttttttttttacttctagtgCTAAAACTCAACCatataaatagcattaataattctcgcgcgtcatattttttactcatccgctatataataattctcgcgcgccgtatttttactcatcctcTATCTACgaatttctcgcgcgccctattattactcatccactacctacaaCTTTCTCGcgtgtcatatttttactcatccgctacctacaactttctcgcgcgccctatttttactcatcctctacgtacgactttctcgcgcgccctatttttattcatcgactacgtacgagtttctcgcacgccctatttttactcatccactacctacgagtttctcgcgccctatttttacgcatccgctacttacgagtttctcgtgcgtgatatttttactcatccgctacctacgactttctcgcgcgccctatttttactcatccgctacgcacgagtttctcgtgcaccctatttttattcatccactacgtacgagtttctcgcgcgtcctatttttactcatctgctacctacaagtttcttgggtgccatatttttactcatctactacttaagtagcgaacggtgttttataatttatattacaaactaatttcaaaccatccaaaacaaattatttatattttattttttaaattttaattttttcaggcttgcgggccgcccgcggcccattcgggctagcccatattttaatcggactttgtcgggccgggctaaaaagcccggaaataattcgggctaggattttcaaggcTCGAGCCCggaaaaaaatcgggcttggcgggccggcccattcgggctagcccattttgacagctctaattgGGTCAAGCAGTAACCCTAATTCATTAAGTTTCATCtttcattttagtttcttttccaCACTAGCAAGCCGCCGTATTCCTCTTTCTCTCCCTTCTCAGTTCTCATGGCATGTGACAACAACATCATTCTTTCacgcatataaaaaaaaaaaaaatttcattctttCACCTTCTTTGTTGTTAATGTGTGCTAAAGACATGTATGAGATTACAAAACTGTTTTATCATCATggttttcttattttctctttcAACTTCTTTATCTTCTTCTCCCATCCCACTGTTATCTCTTTATCTGTTATCTCTTTATTTAGAGAAAAATTGATGCATCTCATAactactagttttttttttatttttttttaattattaaaaaaaacaaaacatatatgttgaacaaaaaaaaataacaacaaaacgACGTCATTTTGGgcgaaaaaaaaaaggtgtaaTCAAACCTCCGGTTCAGAGAAACCGCCGATTCACCGGTTTTCCCGGTTCCCCCCGGTCCAACTACATGGCCGATCCAACGTATGAATCAGATCGGATAGACTCTGGTTCCCGATTCGTCCGGTTCGACTGATCGGttcggtccggtttttaaaacactacATAGAAAATCATACTAATTCTTTTTCCGTCACATTCCAATTCTTGTTACTCAAGTAAGttctataataattttaaatgaaaTGAATAGATTTTCTCCCATCAAAAAGTAATACCATAGACATTTTATTTTCGTTTTTCAATAGACTAGTGAACATATCATGTACGGTAGTATGGAGTACGAAAAAAGTTTTATAAGAGATTTTAAAGTACCATGTGATAGTATCATTgtttccttataaaaaaaaaataaaaaatagatgtCGGAATAAATTTAATCAAACGATGTTCTATAAACAAAGTTTAATCGATAGGaacattacattttatatatagagtGTCGGAGTACGAATCTCAAATCTtttacttattcactttaaaaggTAAATTTATAGCTATTAGATTACTTGaccgaaaaaataaaaaaattggccaAACAATGTCTCTATTTTGCATTCGATTCACCTATTCCTGTCTCCAAAAGAAGTTCATGTAACTTATAAATCCTAATCCATGCCTATAAGTCTAACTCATGGTCCATGCCTAGAAGTTCTTCTTAACAAATGATATATATCTCTAAATATCTAATGAAAtaatggaataattaaaaatggtGTAATAATCAATAATTCACATATTATATGAGAATTTTCAAATATAgattgttgaatattgccttgaaatcatgtaaaaatcagaaaatcatgttttgggAGATTCTGTCtactcacgcccaggcgtgaaaAGCTGGGCTCAATTCTACcggctcacgcccaggcgtagCGCCCGCGAGCCTATATATAACTTGTGcgttttatgatttttttaaagcgattttaggatttttgaAGTCAACAAAAGACTAGGGTTTATAAGAGAATTTCTCTTGGGCAAACACACTAGGGTTGGATTGATCCATCACCTTAGGAAACACTTTCGTATTGAATTTCTTGATCACAGGAAGAAATTCGGGCAAATGGTAGAATTAGGAACAAGGCTAATTCTTGTAATCTCTTTGGAGAATTTCATTGCAATCAAGCACTTCATTTGATAGTGGAACGAAGAGTTGCTCTCTCACCCAAATTAGGTCACTTTgcccgaactgggtaaacaattctaTAGTGTTCTTTATTTATCgttattttatcttttcttgTGATTGTTATTGTCGTTCTCATTGTTTGGTTGCTTTAATCGTATTTGCTCCAGACATCAAGTTctattattggtgtggttttcggtTCGAATTCCCAACATAGATAAAAGAGatattaaattgtattttttttttttttgacaaaattcaaCTCTTTACTATTaagttacataaaaaaatatgtaccaatttatctctattaaaaaaatgaaagtagaGATATTGATATGATTTGGTTCTATATACTGTTAAGAATTAGAATTATAATTAGAACACTCCTTTAAGCTTTTTTGACTGATTCTGtctcattcaattcaattcacatCACCGCGTATACACTTTTCACATACACACTATTGTAACACCTTCTTCAACAAGtcacaaatattattattttccattttctaTATTCAATACAACCCATTTTATGGGACTACACagattttctttatttttctattcaaACCAACCTAttcatcaattaattttttaataataaatatttcaaaGTGTCACCACCATTTTTTCTTCAATCTCTGTCCCTTTACGTATTTCAAAGTACTTACTAGAATAATTTTCACCCTTTACATTTATTCCAAAATTGTGACTTATATAAGACTTGTCAAGTGCTCATTTTTCAAGACTTAAAATCAGTTGCTATCTTTGCTTATAGAGAATCATAAAAGGTGACCCTCTCATTCAATTAATCACttatgattatttatttagttttatttagttttatacTAAAATGCTTTAATCGACTCTTACATGTTACATTTAATTAACATGatgatttatataaatatttttcctAACTTTATGTTTCTATAGTATCTATATTATTAGTAGtgcttttaattattttaagctttaaaatttttatgcaacgtaactttttttttcttcatattttgtaGAAGAATGCAAATGGTAACAATAAGACAAATGGATTATGAATCTAAAGAAGTTGATGCTACTACATTAAGAACAATGAGCTTCAAGAGTGAAAGAAATATAGATGAATTATATAATCAACAAGGGTTAGATGAAGAAGCTATAGTTGAAGAATCAACATGTTCAAAGAGAAGGAAAATTGGGAATTTGAAACTTCAAACTACATTCTCATTCAAATATTTAGTTACAAATAACTCTGATTCAAAACAAggttttgttgatgatgttttcaATAAACAAAGTCCTTCAATTTTGTTAGATAAACCTGAAATTTGGTTTTCACCAAAATCCATTGGAGAGCTTGATGTTGCAGCAATAAAGCTTCAAAAAGTTTACAAAAGTTATAGAACTAGAAGAAATTTGGCTGATTGTGCAGTTGTTTGTGAGGAGCTATGGTTagtctctataattttatttatttatttattttagttctcattaaaaaattatcaaattttagtttttatcgTTACAAAAAGACCAGTACTTTTAATTTAGTCGTACATTTTCATTGTCTTTTTGTCGCTACAGGGAGTCTAAAACACCGTTTTTATAAAAAGGTAAGGACTAATTAAAACTGGTTAAAAAGTTTATAGGACTTAACTtaaaaatctttaattttatagagattaaaaatatatttaaaccatttttttaaattttttttatttgtaaggaattttatattgaattaaaattaataaacttttccaaatgatttgtttttttaatcttaCAGGTGGAAGGCCTTAGATTTTGCTTCTCTAAGTAGGTGCTCAATATCACATTTTGATTCAGTTAAGTCAGAAACAGCTCTTTCAAAATGGGCTAGAGCTAGGACTATGGCTGCTAAGGTACCCTTTAATGTCAAAAGCTATATATAATCTTTGAATAAACTTTAGGATAATAgagaatatatttttaattaatggtTTTTGTTTCATTATATATAGCCATTGGTTTCAtgtaaaactttattatttgcttgaaatatactccctccggtcctttttataagaaacactttggaatttttatttggtcctttttataagaaacactttgacacaatttcatttgtacccttattaaatacaatcaaataattcattataatgctagtgcattaattagagaagtctattttccatgctagtcaaaggttaattttggaatataacataaaatgttagaatcattaatgagaaaatttactttccttggtctgtgtgattttgtcaaagtgtttcttataataaggaccggagggagtaattgaTTTGATCTTAGTTTGGCTTTTCCAATAATACATTTGACTGGGACCATATAGAAGAATTCAAAGTTTTAATTCACTTTCCGacatggaattttttttattaacagcCGCCGCTCCCCCTCTCTTCTAACCCTATTttgcttttcttcttcatcatccaccaaggaggggtggtttttgggtcaatttttgacccaaaatcacccctctaagttgtttttttattttctttccatttaaataagtgatttcacataaattaagttttttagttttgtttttcttgttttgtgatttcgtcgtctgagtgcggcgctTTGTTGGTGGTCGTCATTGTTACGGCGTTTGTTTGTCcgtcttgttgcggtgttcgtttgGTTCATTTTGAAAGGTAgatttcaatcaattgcagattcgatcaatgatttgggcatcatcgttgcagatccggaagcatggacattctggtgacttttatcatattatattatttgtaggcatattgcaattgccgttgtatgctattaacatggatgctgtgagattgtttgcagtttcatcctttttgtttttagctatgttgaatttgtatttgcatgtGATGTActgtatcaattattggaatgaatgaatatccttattttgagtcaaaaaaaaattcactttccgacataattttcttttgtgattttaacttcttttttttttttttgttggttgttGGTAGGTGGGAAAAGGATTGTGCAAAGATGATAAAGCACAAAAATTAGCTCTTAGACATTGGCTTGAAGCTGTAAGCTCATATGTCTAATTATTGACTTTGATTAACAATTTTATATTAACTTATATTTTAGATATAAGGTGATTAAATTATTGACTTTGattaacatttttaaatttaactTAATATAAAGAAGGTAAAAAGctaagattttattttattttttgcagatAGATCCTCGTCATCGATATGGACACAACTTACACTTGTATTATAATGTTTGGTTTCATAGCCAGAGCACACAACCTTTTTTCTACTGGTAAATTATTCACAatgcaatttttaaaaatgtgtttgatttaaaaaaaaaattgtttggatttcttattttcatattCATTTATGAAATTGATACCTTACTCTTAAAATCGTTCATGTTTATTGCATCactacaaaacaaaattatgtttAGGAAAATTTGTGCAGCAAACGTCAGAAACAAATTGATTATTTCCtatacaaattttcaaaaacataaattatgtATTGAAAATAATGCGACAGATTTGTacttaaaagtgaaaatattttCTAGTACCAAACACGTCTTTGCACAATTTTGATTactaattttataaactatatGTTTGTGACATAATAGGTTGGATGTTGGAGATGGAAAAGAAGTAAATCTTGATAAGTGTCCAAGAAATGAATTACAGAAGCAGTGTATAAAGTACCTTGGACCTGTAAGttctttcattttcacttaTACTTATCATGATATTGACATTGCCACATAACATATAACTAATTAGACTTTATATTATAGTTTTTCATATTCATGATGGAATAAAATCCATATATTATACACCATTATACATTACTTGGTCAATTATAGAGTGCCAGTGGTGCATCTTAGGACTTAATTagctttattgaaaaatattatattataattaaattgattaaCTTTTTGTACAAAATCCATTTGTGTCAGTGTTAGTGCATTCAATGTACTAAAGATAACGGATTTGGGTTCAGTGCAGTCAGAAATTTAGTGACTGCAGTGCAGTCAGGAATTTAGTGACTGCAGTGCAGTCGGTCACGTCCAGTctgtctgatcttgatcagacaGTCCAAAGTTTAAgatcaattttataattaaaatcttaTCTTAAAATCTGAGCTgtctgatcttgatcggacggtCCAGATTTACTGACTGCGTGCAGTCAACTGCACATAATCCAAATCCAAAGATAACACcttatgaatattattttttgagcAAGTAGGTACATTTTCTGGGTACTTTtcaatagtttgactttatttaatatattggGCAGTCACTATTATTTTCTCTATAATAAgatgttctaatatttttttgcttGCTTATGTAGAAAGAAAGGGAAGTATATGAAGTGGTTATAGAAGAAGGAaggtttgtttttaaaaaaagcaaGAACCATGTACACACTTTTGAGGGATCTAAGTGGATTTTTGTTCTTAGCTCATCAAGAATTTTGTATGTTGGTGAGAAAAAGAAAGGGCAATTTCAACACTCAAGTTTTCTAGCTGGAGGTGCTACTATTGCATCTGGAAGATTAGTTGTCCAAAATGGTGTTCTTAATGTATGTTtgagttgaaaaaaaaacaaactcctaatttaattattttttatgagaagtTGCTGCAGAGCTATTGAATTTGGACGTAGTGTTTCTTCATCCAGATTCAAAAGCTTTGTAGCGTTTGCATCATGTGTTGGGTAAAAGATTACATGTCCACATAAAGATGAACCAAAAGAATTTCTAAGCAccaatgattttttattttattttttattttttaaatataaaagttgaaaagcattttattttctttatatgcAAATTGATgttcattaatttttattcaggCTATATGGCC from Trifolium pratense cultivar HEN17-A07 linkage group LG5, ARS_RC_1.1, whole genome shotgun sequence encodes:
- the LOC123884711 gene encoding IQ domain-containing protein IQM1-like, which gives rise to MQMVTIRQMDYESKEVDATTLRTMSFKSERNIDELYNQQGLDEEAIVEESTCSKRRKIGNLKLQTTFSFKYLVTNNSDSKQGFVDDVFNKQSPSILLDKPEIWFSPKSIGELDVAAIKLQKVYKSYRTRRNLADCAVVCEELWWKALDFASLSRCSISHFDSVKSETALSKWARARTMAAKVGKGLCKDDKAQKLALRHWLEAIDPRHRYGHNLHLYYNVWFHSQSTQPFFYWLDVGDGKEVNLDKCPRNELQKQCIKYLGPKEREVYEVVIEEGRFVFKKSKNHVHTFEGSKWIFVLSSSRILYVGEKKKGQFQHSSFLAGGATIASGRLVVQNGVLNAIWPYSGHYRPTKKNFMEFIGFLMEHNVDLTNVKKYPIDDDVPPSEHVDKELQFESTNTTNANSSDSTKTCNQNNVTTSQHKECKSLSSKWTTGAGPRIGCVREYPTKLQAKALEQLNLSPRVNIGKVANRTPIPSPRPSLKIHLSPRLVHMGIPSPRVHITPAN